Proteins encoded in a region of the Flavobacteriaceae bacterium HL-DH10 genome:
- a CDS encoding cupin-like domain-containing protein, translating into MSLNLQDIPRVKTITKEDFLKHYFKPQKPVVIERLIDHWPAYSKWNLDYMKSIGGDITIPLYDDRPVDYKDGFNEPHAKMKLGNYIDLLKTEPTKYRIFLWNAIKEIPALQKDFSFPDFGLRLMKGIPMLFFGGTESHTFMHYDIDLANIFHFHFEGKKQVILFDQNQNDFLYKIPHSLITREDIDFNNPDFEKWPMLKKAKGYKTELNHGEILYMPEGYWHYMRYKTPGFSMSLRAIARNPKNFSKAVYNLVIMRSFDNMMRRIKGQKWIDWKNEQAVINTHKGL; encoded by the coding sequence TTGTCATTAAACCTTCAAGATATTCCTCGTGTAAAAACCATTACCAAGGAGGACTTTTTAAAACACTATTTTAAACCGCAAAAACCTGTGGTGATTGAGCGTTTAATAGACCATTGGCCTGCTTATAGCAAATGGAATTTAGACTATATGAAATCCATAGGCGGAGACATTACTATTCCGCTTTATGATGATAGACCTGTAGATTATAAAGATGGTTTTAATGAGCCTCATGCCAAAATGAAACTAGGCAATTATATAGATTTATTGAAAACTGAACCCACTAAATACCGTATTTTTTTATGGAATGCCATTAAGGAAATACCAGCATTACAAAAAGATTTTTCGTTTCCAGATTTTGGCTTACGCCTTATGAAAGGGATTCCGATGTTGTTTTTTGGCGGAACAGAATCGCACACCTTTATGCATTATGACATTGATTTAGCTAATATTTTTCATTTTCATTTTGAAGGTAAAAAGCAGGTTATTTTATTTGACCAAAATCAGAATGATTTTTTATATAAAATTCCGCATTCGCTAATTACTCGTGAAGATATCGATTTTAACAATCCAGATTTTGAAAAATGGCCCATGCTTAAAAAAGCTAAAGGTTATAAAACAGAACTAAATCATGGTGAAATTTTATATATGCCCGAAGGCTATTGGCATTATATGCGCTATAAAACTCCAGGTTTTTCTATGAGTCTACGTGCTATTGCTAGAAATCCGAAAAACTTTAGTAAAGCTGTTTATAATTTGGTTATTATGCGGAGTTTTGATAACATGATGCGCCGAATTAAAGGACAGAAATGGATTGATTGGAAAAACGAGCAAGCTGTTATAAATACCCATAAAGGTTTATAA
- the bioB gene encoding biotin synthase BioB encodes MNETKHNWTKEEILDIYNKPLMELLYKAATVHRLHHDPNTVQVSTLVSIKTGGCSEDCGYCPQAARYHTNIEGNDLMSVQQVKAQALRAKSGGSSRVCMGAAWRNVKDGEEFDQVLEMVRTINKLDMEVCCTLGMITKNQAQRLAEAGLYAYNHNLDSSEEYYKEVISTRGYQDRLDTINNVRKTNVTVCSGGIIGMGESTEDRAGMLVSLSTLNPQPESTPINALVAVEGTPLENQQPVSIWDMVRMVATTRIVMPETQVRLSAGRTQMSREGQAMCFFAGANSIFAGDKLLTTPNPDVNEDLKMFELLGLNPQKPFTKKVQPKTVEAAESQYEALGEKPKWTRPKHTIERNELAKKKC; translated from the coding sequence ATGAACGAAACTAAACACAACTGGACAAAAGAAGAAATTCTAGATATTTATAACAAACCATTAATGGAGTTGCTTTACAAAGCAGCTACAGTGCATCGCTTACACCATGATCCAAATACAGTTCAAGTAAGTACTTTGGTCTCTATTAAAACAGGAGGATGTTCTGAAGATTGTGGATATTGTCCCCAAGCAGCTCGTTATCATACCAATATTGAAGGAAATGATTTAATGAGTGTCCAACAAGTAAAAGCACAGGCATTACGTGCCAAATCTGGCGGAAGTTCGCGTGTGTGCATGGGAGCAGCTTGGAGAAACGTAAAAGATGGAGAAGAATTTGACCAAGTGTTAGAAATGGTGCGAACCATTAATAAACTTGACATGGAGGTATGCTGCACATTAGGCATGATTACCAAAAACCAAGCACAACGATTAGCCGAAGCTGGTCTGTATGCATATAATCATAATTTAGACTCCTCTGAGGAGTATTATAAAGAAGTCATTTCTACACGAGGTTATCAAGATAGACTAGATACTATTAATAATGTGCGTAAAACCAATGTAACGGTTTGTTCTGGTGGCATTATTGGTATGGGTGAAAGTACTGAAGATAGAGCAGGGATGCTTGTTTCTCTTTCTACATTAAATCCACAACCAGAATCGACTCCTATAAATGCATTGGTTGCTGTAGAAGGCACGCCATTAGAAAACCAACAACCCGTTTCTATTTGGGACATGGTACGTATGGTTGCTACAACACGTATTGTAATGCCTGAAACACAAGTACGTTTAAGTGCTGGAAGAACACAAATGTCTAGAGAAGGACAAGCCATGTGTTTTTTTGCTGGTGCTAACTCTATTTTTGCGGGAGATAAATTATTAACAACTCCAAACCCTGATGTAAATGAAGACCTAAAAATGTTTGAGTTGTTAGGGTTGAATCCGCAAAAACCTTTTACTAAAAAAGTACAACCAAAAACGGTTGAAGCTGCAGAATCTCAATATGAAGCATTAGGTGAAAAACCAAAATGGACACGCCCTAAACATACTATAGAGCGTAATGAATTGGCAAAAAAAAAATGCTAA
- a CDS encoding TonB-dependent receptor: MKNNYFLAIAILVSIIGNAQNEPIKQRDTTALGEVIINSTRIDLPFKENSRTISIISSEDIKNSAANNIADLLQQVAGLDIRRRGTAGSQADLYIRGGGFDQTLLLIDGIKMDDAQTGHHTMNAALPIEVIERIEIIKGPAARVFGQNAFNGAINIVTKKELKNSVSIKTETGSFGQFNGGVTVGADLENSSHIVHIDKMSSAGYRHNTDYDNSNYFVKSVFNKNKKAIEMITTFQERKFGANGFYARASATEQYEETQNSLISFSTEFKTERLTMTPRVYWKRNQDKYVYLRNDPTVYRNLHITNKMGAEVNASYRSNAGITGFGVDLSKVYIKSNNLGDRNRFMTTLFLEHEFKLINDKLDITPGVAVTYFSDFDFYAFPGIDLGYKISDQLKAYGNIGYTYRIPTYTDLYYNDPSTAGNPDLEVEEAFAQEIGIKYFSPKFSGSLAVYNRDAQNLIDYIRPNTTETIYTATNITDVNTKGFEVDLAYHFKLSNFKQTLAIGYNFLEDDILEQNKELSRYSLNTLKHHFTTRLSTQLFKNVSQNIIYKHAERTTGDSYNVWDASLAINLKQLEFTLTASNIFNADYIEAGFVPMPPSNLLFGLRYNLK, encoded by the coding sequence ATGAAAAACAATTATTTTTTAGCTATAGCTATACTAGTTTCTATTATCGGAAATGCTCAAAATGAACCTATTAAACAACGAGACACAACTGCTCTTGGAGAAGTAATAATCAATTCCACACGAATAGATTTACCTTTTAAAGAAAACTCTAGAACCATTTCTATAATTTCTTCAGAAGATATTAAAAATAGTGCTGCCAATAATATAGCCGATTTATTACAGCAAGTAGCTGGTTTAGATATTAGACGACGTGGTACAGCCGGAAGTCAAGCCGATTTATACATTCGTGGAGGAGGTTTCGATCAAACCTTACTACTTATAGATGGTATAAAAATGGACGATGCACAAACAGGACATCACACCATGAATGCCGCTTTACCTATAGAGGTTATTGAACGTATTGAAATCATAAAAGGTCCTGCAGCACGAGTGTTTGGGCAAAATGCTTTTAATGGCGCTATAAATATTGTCACTAAAAAAGAATTGAAAAATTCGGTTTCCATTAAAACAGAAACTGGTTCTTTTGGACAATTTAATGGTGGTGTAACTGTTGGGGCAGACTTGGAGAACTCATCACACATTGTACATATAGATAAAATGTCTTCTGCAGGGTATCGCCATAACACCGATTACGATAACAGCAACTATTTTGTAAAAAGTGTTTTTAATAAGAACAAAAAAGCCATTGAAATGATTACTACGTTCCAAGAGCGAAAATTTGGCGCAAACGGATTTTATGCCAGAGCAAGTGCTACTGAACAATATGAAGAAACTCAAAATAGTTTGATTAGTTTTTCTACAGAGTTCAAAACTGAAAGACTAACAATGACTCCTCGTGTTTACTGGAAACGAAATCAAGATAAATATGTGTACTTAAGAAACGACCCAACGGTTTACAGAAACTTACACATTACCAACAAAATGGGTGCAGAAGTTAATGCAAGCTACAGATCTAACGCTGGAATTACAGGCTTTGGTGTCGATTTATCTAAAGTTTATATAAAAAGTAACAATTTAGGAGATCGCAACAGATTTATGACAACCCTATTTTTAGAGCATGAATTTAAATTAATAAATGATAAATTAGATATTACGCCTGGAGTTGCCGTAACCTATTTTTCAGATTTCGATTTTTATGCCTTTCCTGGTATAGATCTGGGTTACAAAATAAGCGACCAATTAAAAGCCTATGGAAACATTGGTTATACATACAGAATACCAACTTATACAGATTTGTATTACAACGACCCAAGTACAGCAGGAAACCCAGATTTAGAAGTTGAAGAAGCCTTTGCCCAAGAAATTGGAATTAAATATTTCTCCCCTAAATTTTCAGGGTCATTAGCGGTATACAACAGAGATGCACAAAACTTGATTGATTATATTCGTCCGAACACGACAGAAACCATTTATACAGCCACAAATATTACCGATGTTAACACTAAAGGTTTTGAAGTTGATTTAGCATATCATTTTAAACTAAGCAATTTTAAGCAAACACTCGCCATTGGATATAATTTTTTAGAAGATGATATTTTAGAGCAAAACAAAGAATTATCACGTTACTCATTAAACACTCTTAAACACCATTTCACCACCCGTTTAAGCACGCAATTATTTAAAAATGTGAGTCAGAACATTATATATAAACATGCCGAACGAACTACAGGCGATAGTTATAATGTATGGGATGCTTCACTAGCTATAAACCTAAAACAATTAGAGTTTACACTAACAGCAAGCAATATTTTTAATGCCGATTATATCGAAGCTGGTTTTGTACCCATGCCACCGAGCAATTTATTATTTGGATTGAGATACAATCTTAAATAA
- a CDS encoding DUF3157 family protein, with product MKTFFFTLLFIISGFSFAQNNYIVKTDDGRRVLLKADYTWEYIDAESSKNNKATQDNVEVKEIAKSAEKNGCKLADDFEEPKLDNKIQNQLKKGRATISHIKKKVAKDYNCTVDDVVLLSASEQKAKGRYDFCANGKQVSYKRVGNSIIENNKFF from the coding sequence ATGAAAACGTTTTTCTTTACTCTCTTATTTATTATTTCAGGTTTTAGTTTTGCACAAAACAACTATATAGTAAAAACCGATGATGGAAGGCGTGTACTTTTAAAAGCCGATTATACCTGGGAATATATTGATGCCGAAAGTTCTAAAAATAATAAGGCTACACAAGATAATGTTGAGGTAAAAGAAATCGCAAAATCTGCTGAAAAGAACGGGTGTAAGTTGGCTGACGATTTTGAAGAACCTAAATTAGATAACAAAATTCAAAATCAATTAAAAAAAGGGCGCGCAACTATTAGCCATATTAAAAAGAAAGTCGCTAAAGATTATAATTGTACTGTAGATGATGTGGTGTTGTTATCTGCCTCAGAACAAAAAGCTAAAGGAAGGTATGATTTTTGTGCCAACGGAAAACAAGTAAGTTATAAGCGTGTTGGTAATTCTATTATAGAAAACAATAAGTTTTTTTAA
- a CDS encoding DUF2975 domain-containing protein: MTKNRLLNIAVNLCRLIKVIHIFLFIALTAFLIHFQLDKDFYSKGEFNFNAQTNAFNAFTKWKKIDVGEDKEVYSLEKITTSSLYLNYFKYVAVLLVIFLLIKEFQKVMQSVKHLNTFREDNIKSFRKIGKYLFIFFLLTCYFAVRFQDGGISGFSISFTPLILMLLAFVFAEIFKEGNFLMEENELTI, translated from the coding sequence ATGACTAAAAATAGACTTTTGAATATTGCAGTTAATCTTTGTAGACTCATAAAAGTAATTCACATTTTTTTATTTATTGCATTGACTGCATTTTTAATACATTTTCAATTGGATAAAGATTTTTATTCTAAGGGAGAGTTTAATTTCAATGCACAGACCAATGCTTTTAATGCATTCACTAAGTGGAAAAAAATTGATGTAGGAGAAGATAAGGAGGTATATTCTTTAGAGAAAATAACAACCAGTTCTCTGTACCTAAATTACTTTAAGTATGTTGCTGTATTGCTCGTGATATTTTTACTTATTAAAGAGTTTCAAAAAGTAATGCAATCAGTGAAGCATCTTAATACATTTCGAGAAGATAATATTAAATCATTTCGGAAAATTGGAAAATATTTGTTTATATTCTTTCTATTAACATGCTATTTTGCTGTACGATTCCAAGATGGAGGTATTAGTGGGTTTTCTATATCATTTACTCCTCTAATTCTAATGCTTCTAGCTTTTGTTTTTGCAGAAATATTTAAAGAAGGAAATTTTTTGATGGAAGAAAACGAACTAACAATCTAA
- a CDS encoding Y-family DNA polymerase yields the protein MYALVDCNNFYASCERVFNPNLQGKPIAILSNNDGCVISRSDEAKALNLPMGAPIFKWESFCKSNHIHVLSSNYPLYGDMSSRVMSILKQFTPDAEVYSIDESFLQFKGFENFNFDDYGNQIRKRVLKWTGIPTSVGIAPTKALSKVANKIARKFPKQTKGVYVIDSEEKRIKALKWIKIEDVWGIGRRLAKRLKEKGCYTAFHFTQLPDEWVRKTFSITEWKLQKDLQGIPTLQLDEVKDKQAIATTRSFEYTFSDIDNIKERVSTFASSCAEKLRKQGSSCYVIIVTLSSDRHKKDLEQHRASTSVNLSYPTNSSLIISNCAVSAVMSIFKTGIKYKRAGVIVTGLVPVDNFQLNIFEHENPKHQPLMQAIDSMNSKYKNYKIKIGNQDLKRTWKMRQERLSPRYTTNINDIIKVKC from the coding sequence ATGTATGCCTTAGTAGACTGTAATAATTTTTATGCGTCTTGTGAACGTGTTTTTAACCCTAATTTACAAGGGAAACCAATTGCTATTCTTTCAAATAACGATGGATGTGTCATTTCTAGAAGTGATGAAGCCAAAGCGTTAAACCTTCCAATGGGTGCACCTATTTTTAAATGGGAAAGCTTTTGTAAATCAAATCATATTCATGTGTTGTCTTCTAACTATCCGCTGTATGGCGATATGAGTAGCCGTGTTATGTCTATATTAAAGCAATTCACACCAGATGCTGAGGTGTATAGTATTGACGAATCATTCTTGCAATTTAAAGGCTTTGAAAACTTTAATTTTGACGACTACGGAAATCAAATAAGGAAACGTGTTTTAAAATGGACAGGAATCCCTACTAGTGTTGGTATTGCACCAACAAAAGCCTTAAGTAAAGTGGCTAATAAAATAGCACGTAAATTTCCAAAACAAACTAAAGGAGTTTATGTTATAGATTCTGAAGAAAAACGCATAAAAGCTTTAAAATGGATTAAAATTGAAGATGTTTGGGGCATAGGACGCCGTTTAGCAAAGCGTTTAAAAGAAAAAGGATGCTACACAGCATTCCATTTCACACAACTTCCTGATGAATGGGTGCGTAAAACTTTTTCAATAACCGAATGGAAATTACAGAAAGATTTACAAGGTATTCCAACCTTGCAATTAGATGAGGTAAAAGATAAGCAAGCTATTGCCACCACTCGAAGTTTCGAATACACATTTTCAGATATCGATAATATAAAAGAACGCGTTTCAACATTTGCATCAAGCTGTGCCGAAAAGCTAAGAAAGCAAGGTTCTAGTTGCTACGTTATTATTGTTACGCTTAGTAGCGACAGGCATAAAAAAGACTTAGAACAACATCGTGCAAGTACCAGCGTCAACCTGTCTTACCCAACAAATTCATCTTTAATTATAAGTAATTGTGCTGTTAGCGCAGTAATGTCTATCTTTAAAACAGGAATAAAATATAAAAGGGCAGGGGTTATTGTTACAGGTTTAGTTCCAGTTGATAATTTTCAATTAAATATTTTCGAACACGAAAACCCAAAACATCAACCTTTAATGCAAGCTATTGATAGTATGAATAGCAAGTATAAAAATTACAAAATTAAAATAGGTAATCAAGATTTAAAACGCACTTGGAAAATGCGTCAAGAACGATTATCACCAAGATATACCACTAATATTAACGATATTATAAAAGTAAAATGTTAA
- a CDS encoding DUF2007 domain-containing protein: MSDTFKTIAKFQYSSEAQIIKGRLESEGIDVFLSDNFTIDTDPLVSNAIGGVKLKVLTKDALKAENILNNISKYSLDDEGNSLDCPNCNSNKIQLFSTIKDFKSFFSFIIGFLFGTLPFYAKDKYRCDVCNHEFDIKL, translated from the coding sequence ATGAGTGATACTTTTAAAACCATAGCTAAATTTCAGTATTCTAGTGAAGCCCAAATTATAAAAGGACGGTTAGAATCTGAAGGTATAGACGTTTTTTTAAGCGACAACTTTACCATAGACACAGACCCGCTTGTAAGTAATGCCATTGGTGGTGTAAAACTTAAGGTATTAACCAAAGATGCTTTAAAGGCTGAAAATATACTTAATAATATTTCAAAATATTCTTTAGATGATGAGGGCAACTCCTTAGATTGCCCTAATTGTAATAGCAACAAAATCCAATTATTTTCTACAATTAAAGATTTTAAATCATTCTTTTCGTTTATAATTGGTTTCCTCTTTGGAACATTACCTTTTTACGCTAAAGACAAATACAGATGCGACGTTTGTAATCATGAATTTGACATCAAACTATAA
- a CDS encoding RecX family transcriptional regulator — protein MQTKKTYTVQEATKKLEHYCAYQERCHQEVRQKLEGMYMIPEAIDVIIVHLIKHNFLNEERFAKTFVQGKFRIKSWGINRLSFELKKKNVSKCNINLAISEIENEEYVEVFDGLAEKRANLLKETNIYKKRKKFIDYFLYRGWEPYLVYEKANELIK, from the coding sequence ATGCAAACCAAAAAAACATATACAGTACAAGAAGCCACTAAAAAATTAGAGCATTATTGTGCGTATCAAGAGCGGTGTCATCAAGAAGTAAGGCAAAAGCTTGAGGGTATGTATATGATACCCGAAGCTATAGATGTTATTATTGTGCACCTAATAAAGCATAACTTTCTAAATGAAGAACGTTTTGCCAAAACATTTGTTCAGGGTAAGTTTAGAATTAAGAGTTGGGGAATCAACCGTTTATCTTTCGAGCTTAAGAAAAAAAACGTATCCAAATGTAATATAAATCTTGCTATTTCAGAAATTGAAAACGAGGAGTATGTCGAAGTTTTCGATGGTTTGGCCGAAAAAAGAGCGAATTTACTTAAAGAAACTAATATTTATAAGAAAAGGAAAAAGTTTATTGATTATTTTTTGTACAGAGGTTGGGAGCCATATTTGGTATACGAAAAAGCTAATGAACTTATAAAATAA
- a CDS encoding helix-turn-helix transcriptional regulator, whose protein sequence is MPIIVNLDVMLAKRKMRSNELAEIIDITPANLSILKSGKAKAVRFSTLEAICKALDCQPADILEYVEE, encoded by the coding sequence ATGCCAATAATTGTAAACTTAGACGTCATGCTAGCAAAGCGTAAAATGCGAAGCAATGAATTGGCAGAAATTATTGATATCACGCCTGCAAACCTTTCCATTTTAAAATCGGGAAAAGCAAAGGCGGTGCGTTTTTCAACTTTAGAAGCTATTTGTAAAGCCTTAGATTGTCAACCAGCAGATATTTTAGAGTATGTTGAAGAATAG
- a CDS encoding PLP-dependent aminotransferase family protein produces MNSPVCKLLEQLIHLEKSNATPVYIQASQQIINAIQRGYLTEGTWLPGTRTFGELFNLNRNTVVAVYDELASQGWVEIIPNKGTCILVPEQKTAAIKATSQHIDQVNEYSKTTGFPFQPSFNLAPTEEQNKKKYSINDGQPDLRLHPTHQFSKWYSASMKRKTLISKWNQTALPSHSAFEIQLCNYLNATRGFHIKSHNLMSTRSIEMSLYIVSQLLLKPNDTVLVGDLSNYAANMIFQQSGANIKTIPIDDDGIDVDYIRKHFIKNAIRCIYVCAHRHYPTTRALSAERRLQLMQLAKDYQFAIIEDDFDYDFQFDGSAMLPMASSDANGVIIYLGKLGQSLFPSFQTGFVIAPENLISEAKNYLQILDRQGDLIQEQMLSELIYEGEIHRLIKKNIIIYKQRRDFLCECLTKNFKKGVYWGKPSGGLALWLRFEPKISLVKLAAQAQKHDLFLPKTILYQDKSTCCIRFGFGDLNEEEIETVVKKLKEAYSLMSNS; encoded by the coding sequence ATGAATAGTCCGGTTTGTAAACTTTTAGAGCAATTAATTCATCTTGAAAAATCGAATGCAACGCCTGTATATATTCAAGCGTCGCAACAAATTATTAATGCGATTCAACGTGGCTATTTAACCGAAGGCACTTGGTTACCTGGAACTCGTACTTTTGGTGAGTTATTTAATCTCAACAGAAATACGGTTGTTGCTGTTTATGATGAATTAGCGTCCCAAGGTTGGGTGGAGATTATACCAAATAAAGGTACTTGTATCTTAGTTCCAGAACAGAAAACGGCAGCTATTAAAGCGACGTCGCAACATATTGATCAAGTTAATGAGTATTCCAAAACAACAGGTTTTCCTTTTCAGCCTTCTTTTAATTTGGCTCCTACGGAAGAACAAAATAAAAAAAAGTACAGTATTAATGATGGGCAACCCGATTTAAGATTACACCCTACACATCAATTTTCTAAATGGTATAGTGCCTCCATGAAGCGAAAAACGTTAATTTCAAAATGGAATCAAACAGCACTACCTTCTCATTCTGCTTTCGAAATTCAATTATGTAATTATTTAAATGCTACGCGCGGATTTCATATTAAGTCTCATAATTTAATGAGTACACGAAGTATAGAAATGAGTTTATATATTGTTTCTCAATTATTATTAAAACCCAATGATACTGTTTTGGTTGGCGATTTAAGTAATTATGCTGCCAATATGATTTTTCAGCAATCTGGTGCCAATATTAAAACCATTCCCATAGACGACGATGGGATAGATGTAGACTATATTAGGAAACATTTTATAAAAAATGCTATAAGGTGTATTTATGTATGTGCGCATAGACATTACCCAACTACGAGAGCGCTTAGTGCCGAACGTCGTTTACAATTAATGCAACTTGCTAAAGACTATCAGTTTGCTATTATTGAAGACGATTTCGATTACGATTTTCAGTTTGATGGTTCTGCTATGTTACCTATGGCGAGTTCTGATGCTAATGGTGTTATTATTTATTTAGGAAAACTGGGACAATCTTTATTTCCAAGTTTCCAGACCGGATTTGTAATAGCTCCAGAAAATTTAATTTCAGAGGCTAAAAACTATTTACAAATATTAGATAGGCAAGGAGATTTAATTCAAGAACAAATGTTGTCTGAACTTATTTATGAAGGTGAAATACACCGATTAATTAAGAAAAACATCATCATTTATAAACAAAGGCGTGATTTTTTATGTGAATGTCTCACCAAAAATTTTAAGAAAGGGGTTTATTGGGGAAAACCTTCAGGAGGCTTAGCGTTATGGTTACGTTTTGAACCAAAAATATCCTTAGTTAAGTTAGCAGCACAAGCTCAGAAGCATGATTTATTTCTTCCAAAAACCATTCTTTACCAAGATAAAAGCACCTGTTGTATCCGTTTCGGGTTTGGTGATTTAAATGAAGAGGAAATTGAAACAGTTGTTAAAAAGCTAAAAGAAGCTTATAGTTTGATGTCAAATTCATGA